AAGGCTTTGAGGGAGGAGGTTTCTAAGCTTTGGGAGAATCAGAATAGGCTTTGGGAAGAAGTTAAGGCTTTGAGGGAGGAGGTTTCTAAGCTTTGGGAGAATCAGAATAGGCTTTGGGAAGAAGTTAAGGCTTTGAGGGAGGAGGTTTCTAAGCTTTGGGAGAATCAGAATAGGCTTTGGGAAGAAGTTAAGGCTTTGAGGGAGGAGGTTTCTAAGCTTTGGGAGAATCAGAATAGGCTTTGGGAAGAAGTTAGAGACTTGAGAAAAGATTTCATAATGTTTGATAAACGTTTAACTAGTCTAGAGAAACGTATTGATAGATTAGAGAAAGGTATGAGTTCTCTTGCTAAAGCTGTTGGTGTTACTCTTGATCACTATACAGCTACATTTGTTGAAGAAATCCTTAGATCTAGTGGTATACCAGAGGATAAGATCGACGTTAGAGTTGAGGTAGTTCTATCGTTTAAAGACATAGAAAGAGAAGTAGATATATTCAACAAAGATCCTCTAGTCGTAGGAGAAGTAACAACATATATAGATAGCATCGAAAACGCTAGAAAAGAACTCAACAAACTTCTAGAAGACATAAAGTTTGCAGAACCTATATTCAACAGAAAAGTCTTTATGGCTATACTAGCTGTAGAGAATATACCTAAAGATGTTGCAGAATTTCTTGAAGAAGAATGTAGACGTCACGGCATTAAGCTTATATATGGAAAAGAAATAGAAAAACTGTAAGTAATATACAATATATCAATTAATAACCGTAACTTACCATAACAAACAAAAATATTTAAATATGTGGCGGGCCCGAGGGGATTTGAACCCCTGACCACCGGCTCCGAAGGCCGGCGCTCTATTCCTGGCTGAGCTACGGGCCCTTTAGATGTCTGTATCTGAGGTTTTTAGATCTTGATTAATATTATAACTTTGTTTATAGATTAAGGATGTTACTTGAATTTATAATTGATTAGAGCTGGCTATATAGCTTTAGGTATTTCATAGATTGGAGATGCAATAGATGAAGATTGTTATTATGGTTCATTTCTCGATTACGGTATCTTGTGTATTCTGGTAATTGATCTGAATTTTGATTATTTGTTTCAGTCTCGGGTTCTTACATCATTTGTTCAGAAGCAGCAGGCCTTACATCATCATCTATGTTTTTTGTTGTGTGGCTTAAATATTTTGACTTCTTATATGTGTTATGTAGTTTGTTACTAGCTATTTTGTAATAGCGTATTAGTTGGGGTTTGTTCTGGCCTTAATAATCATAAGGTATGTAGACAATCTCTATTGTTTATAATATCTTGATTACTTGTAGTGATGTGGTTAAACAAGTTAGATCTCTACTTATTGATATATTTCTCTTTAATGTAATTAAGTATTGAGAGGGTAGCTACTATGGCTTCTTCTGTTCTTATATTTTCGACTCCTTGTCTAGGTACAAAGTTAACGATATAGTTAGCATACTTATCGATATCTATACCCTCATTTATTGCTATCTCGTCTACATCTAGGTAAGGTCCTCCAAAGACTACTAACACATTATGTTTATTTCTAAAATCATCTACAATATAGTTCTCTAAATAGTATAACGGTTTACCCTTCTTTGATGCTACAATAATTAGATAACCATTCTTATACACAAGATCAAGCATTTCTTTCAAAGAACTTATGCTCTGCACCCTATATCCCCAGTAAATATCTAGAGACTCTCTATCAACAATCTCTACATAATAATATCTACCATCTTCATGAACTATCTCTACAGTAACCCGGGTATTTACACTAGGGCATCTACCTCTCATTACACCTTTCTTATCTAGACCAAGCTCAATTAAGCATTTACTCTCTGATCTACTAATAACGATACCCTCACGATATTGTGTATCAAATATCTCTGGAGGAACATGGTGTGGTGTTTTAAGTGGAGGTAAAAGTCCTACATACCTTAGTTCTTGAGTAATTGGTACAACGATTTTCTTCATATATGGTGGAACCTCCATATAGTTGAGTATGCTTTGAATAAATTTCACGTGATCAGCATCTGTATCTGGATCTCTGTATATGAATATATTTTCGACACGAAATATTGCAGCAGCTCTACCTATAGATCCTACCTTTAGTGTCTGTTCACGTAGAGTCTTTGCATCTGATACCACTGATGCTGGTATAGCTATAGATATGAATGGTTTTGTTCTAAGAGGCCTCATGTACCTTCTATACACATCTACTTCATCTATCTTCATCTATCTACAACCTGAAAATCTATAAACTTGCTACCGCTTATAGATATCTATTAGTGATGTAGGTCTAGATGATGATCCCTTCATGCACTGAATATGTAACGAAATGATGTGTGCTGGGATACCTGAGAATTTCAACATTATCTACATAGCATAAATACTAACAACGTTAATAAAGAGTTATACAAAATACAGTTAATGCCCCCTGTGGCCAGACTCGTGTGAATATGATCCATAAGGTGATAATGATCACGAGATCTCCGCAGGGGGTACAGGAATCCCATGGTATAGAGAAAATATACCAATGCTCTTTATCCACTAACCTATTATGGCAATAGGTTGACCAATATCAATGAAGCTTTTCTCTTTCGTTAATATCTTCTTTATCTTACCGTTAAAGGGACTTTTCAGCTCTATTACCATCTTCATAGACTCTATAATCGCTATAGACTGACCTTGGCCAACAGTATCACCTTCATTAA
This genomic interval from Ignisphaera sp. contains the following:
- a CDS encoding RNA methyltransferase, which translates into the protein MKIDEVDVYRRYMRPLRTKPFISIAIPASVVSDAKTLREQTLKVGSIGRAAAIFRVENIFIYRDPDTDADHVKFIQSILNYMEVPPYMKKIVVPITQELRYVGLLPPLKTPHHVPPEIFDTQYREGIVISRSESKCLIELGLDKKGVMRGRCPSVNTRVTVEIVHEDGRYYYVEIVDRESLDIYWGYRVQSISSLKEMLDLVYKNGYLIIVASKKGKPLYYLENYIVDDFRNKHNVLVVFGGPYLDVDEIAINEGIDIDKYANYIVNFVPRQGVENIRTEEAIVATLSILNYIKEKYINK